aCCGTTGGCAACGGTCATATCTCGCCCCTCTGCAATTTCAGCGTTTTATATAAAACGCCaccttcattttttttttcaaaaaaaacgccgAACAACGCCTACCGTAATGGGGGGGGGGGCGTTTTTGAGCTTttctttaaattttttttaaaaaaaccgccccactacgggtggtcttatattttttttcttatttttaaataatatatttaaacaaaaaaaactaGGGTTAATTAATAATTGAAACTAGTGAAAGATCCCGCGTGTTGCGGCGGATTTTTTCTCCATAAATTATATGCCGCAATTAGTTGGTTTTGAATAAATTTTAAAGCGAATCAACCAATAACAGGATTTCACCTAAGGCTACAAAGAAATGAATCAACGAATAAGTTGAGATTTGATAAATTtcaaaagagtaaaatgcacggatagtccctgtggtttggtgaaatttcacctttagtccccaacttttcagaattacactcttagtccctgtggtttgacaagttgttactcagatagtccctaaagcggatgaaggttactcggatagtccctgtggtttgacaagttgtactcggatagtccctgtggtttgacaagttgtactcggatagtccctgtggtttgacaagttgttactcagatagtacttgtcatttcacacccacttaaccagaaaaactaacctccatccgctttggggactatccgactaaaacttgtcaaaccacagggactaagagtgtaattttaaaaagttggggactaaaggtgaaatttcaccaaaccacagggactatccgtgcattttactcattTCAAAACCACCATGTCATACTAAGGCTACAATATACAGAATGAGCCCCTAGAAGCTCCATTGTACCATCTCAGCTCCAAATCTCAATACGTTATCTGCCACTATCTCATTTCCTATACTTTATTTTTGAACAAATGAATAATATTCATTGATTGGTATACATAGTTTGTTTTAATGAAAACTAGCTAGCTAGAAAAGTGTTTAGACTCTGCGCACCTTATAAAGATTACATAGACACATAAACAAACCTAATAAAATATCACTTGTAGCAAAAGCTACTCGTAGGGTCTCAGGGATAACAAAGTTACCttataagttataaaaactaAACACATGAAATTCTTTTCCTTAGATATGTCATGTGTGATTTTATCAATTACTTCAAGGTGTCATCATCATGGAGGACACGCCTGAACGGCTGAACCTGAAGGATACATCACGTGTTGCTTGTAACTGTAGAAAGCAGAGCACAGTTGGATACAATGAAGGACACGATCATCTAACAATAGGATCGTTGAAAACTCGTTCTATAGAACTGTTAATGACTTATATTAATTTATTTCACCATTAAAAATATGACACTTGTCATGCAACAAATGGGAAGATGTAGTGAAACACTGTATGGTTTATGGACTTTGACATGAAAACTTACTCTAACGACCTGTTAGTGAAATAGTCACATTATTGACGGAAGGTTCTTGTCTCGTGTGTGCACACAGGTCGAGCTCAGGCTCCGTAAAAAATGCAAGTGATTTAGGTTGAGACAATACACCATCATTACCCAGCATCAATACCACAGATGACATTGTTGGTCTATCTTCTGCATGATTTTGCACACATAACAAACCAATGTGTATTGAAAGGAGTACCTCAGAGACAACACATGAGTCGAGTAAAGGTGCACCAACCAGATCAAGACACTTGCCATCCTTATATAGTCTCCATGCCTTACATAAATTAAATTTAGTAAAAAATAATCGCAGATACTGAGATAGGCAATGTCGTAGTGAGCTTACATGTCCAAGAAGGTTGTCACGGTGCTTGTGAGAAGAAAATTCTCGGTTCTTCATCCCACTTACTATTTCCAGAACTAAAACACCGAAGCTAAACACATCTGATTTTACAGAGAAAACTCCATGAACTGCATACTCTGGAGGAATGTAGCCGCTGCAAAGAATTTGACGAATTAACTGATATGAGCATATCAAATGGACTGAACTCGAAAGAGTGAAATTTGGTATAAGATTCTTACTAAGTTCCAACCACATTCTTTGTCTTAACCCGAGTCTCGTATCCTTTAAATCTTCTAGCAAGCCCAAAATCTGATATCTTCGGGTTCATGTCATTGTCTAACAAAATATTGGCGGCTTTCAGATCTCTATGTATGATGCGAAGGCATGAATCTTGATGCAGATAAAGAAGCCCTCGAGCGATCCCATTGATGATGTGGAATCGTTTAGTCCAATCAAGCATTGAACTTTTGGTCTCATCTGCACAGAATTAATTAGTGAAGTTAATTGTGTCAACTTGCACTACTAGAAATTTGGTTTTTTCTAACAAGCTTTGCCGTCACAAACGCGTAGCAAACTCGGATTTGCTACGCATTTGCAACAAAACCTTGATGTTGGAAAAAGCCCCGTCGGAAACTAATTACTACACATTTGCTACGCAAATTTTAACGCAATTCCTACGAAAATATTGTGTCAGAAATTTTCCAACACATTTCCTACACCATTTCTTAAATATTATTACTAAAGTTTTGTGACGCATTTGCAACggaatatttgtaaaaaaaaataatttgcaACGCATTTGtgacaaaatatttataaaataaagtggaaaatccttttttttttttgctaaaagtTTAGGGAAACATCACACAAAACAACTGTTTTAAATTCACCATACATCAAAAATCATAGATAATGCAAGTTCCAATGAACTGAACGAGTGTCAAATACTTGATTAATTCATATAATTAACTGCCAAACGAGGGCACAAAAAGCTAAAACGACTCACTGAACGACAAAATACAAAAATAACACATGCTACTTGAGCCTTAGGCGACAAACTGCTCATGTGTTGCCTTGAAAACACGCTCCAAGGCCCCCTTGGCAACTAATCGACGGGAAGTGTGAATAGAGATGTCAAGTCCAAACACCACACTTTCTTATCCTGGTCCCTGTAATTAATGTAACACAGTCATCAATAGCTGAAACTTTAAGCCCAAATCTAACACAAAAAATTCATGTATGCGTCAAGTTTGACTCGTTTAACACCCCTAACGAATCAAAACTAATTCAAGGGACGCATCAACACTTATTATTTATTTTGACAAACTTGTAAATAGTTATTGTATTATatatcactactagaaaaaacACCTTTCTTGACATGCATTGCGTGTCATAAAAGGGTCTTTATGACACGCAAATGCGAGTCGTTGATTGAGGAGTCATAAAATTAACATGACATGCAtttgtgtgtcatgtttttatgaCACACATTTAATGACACACATTTAATGACACGCATTCACGACACGCATTCATGACACGCATTCATGACACGCATTCATGATACACATTCATGACACTCATTTTATGACACTTTTTAATGACACACGTTCATGACAATCATTTATGACACATACGTATGACATTCATTTACGCGTGTCATGCTTTtaattgtataattttttttataaaattactaaTTTGCCCTGGATACATgtataataacaaaaacaataaatctttttcataaaacaaatacacacatatatatatataccaaaacAATCTATTTCATAATCATTTGTCAAGTATACTACAAATATTTTAACGTTAACAAAAAAATAATTGTTTGTCAATTCATTATCAATACCTAAAATACGATTTATAACTTAAAAATAGAGTTAACTGCATAAGTCGACCAATCTTCACGAATGTCATCCATATCCGCAGCCGAGTATTCTTCTACTCCTTTCCCAACCTGAgacaacaattaaataaaataaatcttaAATCAGAATTTAATCCTAATATATGAGTTTAAGCATTTGTTTGGATATATAAGTACATATTTCTCTAATATATAGACAAAAATATGCCTAAACTTACATTATCATTGTCAAGTATTTCAACTCCTTCATAAGCTATCTCCTTCATGAACTTCATCAAATAGGACCCACATTCAATACCTTCTGGCTGACATGGATACTACACAATTAAAATATCAAGAAATGTGAAACCATTGCGATTTAAGTTTAAATTAAAGGGTTTCAATATTTACAATATTACTACAACCACAATTTAAATAAGGGATTTAGTGCTTACCCTAGCGTTATTCCAGATGAGTTTAACCCTAATGTTGGCACCACTTCGTGAAGCATACACGACCATTGCCctataaaaaatcaaaattataTCAGAAGGAGACCCTTTGTCCATTTTTCCTACAGACCGCCAACAAAGTTGACCAAAAGAGACACCATACATGTGACGAAAGGaaagaaacaaaacatgaaaCTTAACCTTGACATGTTTGCTAGGAAACACAGAAGTGCGAAGTGTGTCATGTGTATCATCTGCAAGTTTTCTTCTCGGATGCTTAGAATAAAAGCAGCTTGGTTTGATGTAGCTGCAGTTAATGTTATCCTATACTCGGCATCCCATCGTTTATGCATACCTTCACTTGGATACAACAAGTCCAGTTCCACAACCTAGGATCACACTAATACAAAATCAAACAAATCGCTCAtgtaaataacaaaagaaatgcTTTGACCTGGTCAGAGAATCCAGCGCCATGGGACATAACATTTGCCCATCTGGTTCTCGCAGTTGCCATAGCAGTGATATGGAACCTTTCTCTCCATTTATTATTTATCCACTAAAAAGAAAGTGATTCACTGACTTTGTAACACACTAATGAATGTATTTGGTACctacattttatacaaaaaaaaaaaaaaaaaaaaaaaactagaggaTAAGAGAGCGAGCAGGCAAGCACTCAGCTTTACAAGATATGGTTGTCCTTACCCTTAACCAAAGAGCTCCCGTTGTTCGCACATGCTAGCACGCTAATATAGTAGGATTTCTCCCGCTGTTGCATAATCTAATCCTTTAATATACAACAAAA
Above is a window of Helianthus annuus cultivar XRQ/B chromosome 14, HanXRQr2.0-SUNRISE, whole genome shotgun sequence DNA encoding:
- the LOC110904728 gene encoding uncharacterized protein LOC110904728; protein product: MATARTRWANVMSHGAGFSDQVVELDLLYPSEGMHKRWDAEYRITLTAATSNQAAFILSIREENLQMIHMTHFALLCFLANMSRAMVVYASRSGANIRVKLIWNNARYPCQPEGIECGSYLMKFMKEIAYEGVEILDNDNVGKGVEEYSAADMDDIREDWSTYAVNSIFKL